From Longimicrobium sp., one genomic window encodes:
- a CDS encoding ADP-ribosylation factor-like protein, which produces MNLLRNLPRGIAASPAEWLLLERNELETLPESLRTMSRLSVLQLRGNPALNIPESVLSTQRPGEILSYYFESRGKKGWPLLELKLLLVGRGKAGKTTLVKLLAGEIPRRNEEETHSIAIREFVLECPRGSVRTRAWDFGGQEILHSTHQFFLTERSLYVLVLEPRTGLAQRDAEYWLKLIETQGDGSPVIVVMNWSRGRRWKGR; this is translated from the coding sequence ATGAATCTGCTGAGAAATTTGCCGAGAGGTATCGCCGCCAGTCCCGCGGAGTGGTTGCTGCTTGAGAGGAACGAGCTTGAGACGTTACCAGAATCGCTTCGTACTATGTCCCGCCTTTCTGTGCTGCAACTCCGCGGAAACCCTGCTCTAAATATTCCAGAGAGCGTCCTCAGTACCCAACGGCCTGGTGAAATTCTTAGTTATTATTTCGAGTCGCGCGGGAAGAAGGGCTGGCCACTTCTCGAGTTGAAACTCCTTTTGGTAGGACGTGGAAAAGCGGGAAAAACCACGCTGGTAAAGCTGCTCGCGGGTGAGATACCGCGCAGGAACGAAGAAGAGACCCATTCAATTGCAATTCGCGAGTTCGTGCTCGAATGTCCGCGTGGTTCAGTGCGTACGCGGGCCTGGGATTTCGGCGGACAGGAGATACTTCACTCAACCCATCAGTTTTTCCTCACCGAGCGTAGTCTCTATGTGTTAGTGTTGGAGCCGCGAACCGGACTGGCTCAGCGCGACGCGGAATACTGGTTGAAGCTGATTGAGACGCAAGGGGATGGTTCACCGGTAATTGTAGTCATGAACTGGAGTCGAGGTCGGCGCTGGAAAGGTCGATGA
- a CDS encoding alpha/beta family hydrolase has protein sequence MSAATWRVAVGDAETAAVHDAAEGGDPGVVFVCAHGAGGHMGDGAMLKARDAFLARGLSLVRFNFLYKERGSGRPDPMPALMQCVRAVVERTREELKPEVMVIGGRSMGGRAASMLAAEGFDCDGLLLLAYPLHPAGQPEKLRDAHLPNITVPVLCFNGTRDELCRRDLMERALQTVKTEWRMHWLEGADHSFHVLKSSGRTDPQVLAEMGEATREWVDGLRGKA, from the coding sequence GTGAGCGCCGCCACCTGGCGCGTCGCCGTTGGCGACGCGGAGACGGCGGCGGTCCACGACGCGGCGGAGGGCGGCGACCCGGGCGTGGTGTTCGTCTGCGCGCACGGCGCGGGCGGCCACATGGGCGACGGCGCCATGCTCAAGGCGCGCGACGCCTTCCTCGCGCGGGGGCTGAGCCTGGTCCGCTTCAACTTCCTCTACAAGGAACGGGGATCGGGACGCCCCGACCCGATGCCCGCGCTGATGCAGTGCGTCCGCGCCGTGGTGGAGCGGACGCGCGAGGAGCTGAAGCCGGAGGTGATGGTGATCGGCGGGCGGTCGATGGGCGGGCGCGCGGCGTCGATGCTGGCGGCGGAGGGGTTCGATTGCGACGGGCTCCTTCTCCTCGCCTATCCCCTCCACCCGGCCGGCCAGCCGGAAAAGCTGCGCGACGCGCACCTGCCGAACATCACCGTGCCCGTGCTCTGCTTCAACGGCACGCGCGACGAGCTCTGCCGCCGCGACCTGATGGAGCGCGCGCTGCAGACGGTGAAGACGGAGTGGCGGATGCACTGGCTGGAAGGCGCCGACCACTCCTTCCACGTGCTGAAGTCCTCCGGCCGCACCGACCCCCAGGTCCTCGCCGAGATGGGCGAGGCGACGCGCGAGTGGGTCGACGGACTGCGCGGGAAGGCGTGA
- a CDS encoding alpha-amylase family glycosyl hydrolase, with protein sequence MRTLPFLAAAALALSACAAPGPAAYGSAAATPPSINARLVPNEDTTFHPSWSRAANIYEVNVRQYTPEGTFAAFQRHLPRLKRMGVDILWLMPVQPIGMKNRKGPLGSYYAIRDYTATNPEHGSEADFHALVDAAHAQGMKVILDWVANHTAHDHEWIAAHPDWYVHRADGTISNARDNEGRETDWTDVAELNYDSQAMRQAMIGEMRWWVERMGIDGFRCDVAGGVPMDFWMQARTALKAVRPDLFLLAEAESPEMHAAFDMTYGWELHHLLNEIAQAKKTTAELDDYFARQETRYGRGAYRMYFTSNHDENSWNGTEFERMGANHLPAFVLSSTAENGMPLLYTGQEASLNRRLRFFDKDTVNWNGPSLADFYARMLELKHTQPALANGPWGAPQVKLQTDGGGRVYAYTRTLESNTVLVAVNFGDLPAHVTYQGLPRPGSYSDWFGRAPVQLAATGTLDVPAHGWRVLVR encoded by the coding sequence ATGAGGACGCTTCCCTTCCTGGCGGCCGCGGCGCTCGCCCTTTCCGCCTGCGCGGCGCCGGGCCCCGCGGCGTACGGCTCGGCCGCGGCCACGCCGCCCTCCATCAACGCGCGGCTGGTTCCGAACGAGGACACCACCTTCCACCCCTCGTGGTCGCGCGCCGCGAACATCTACGAGGTGAACGTCCGCCAGTACACGCCGGAGGGGACCTTCGCCGCGTTCCAGCGGCATCTCCCGCGGCTGAAGCGGATGGGGGTGGACATCCTCTGGCTGATGCCGGTGCAGCCGATCGGGATGAAGAATCGCAAGGGCCCGCTGGGGAGCTACTACGCGATCCGCGACTACACCGCGACCAACCCCGAGCACGGCAGCGAGGCGGACTTCCACGCGCTGGTCGACGCCGCGCACGCGCAGGGGATGAAGGTCATCCTCGATTGGGTCGCGAACCACACCGCGCACGACCACGAGTGGATCGCCGCGCACCCCGACTGGTACGTGCACCGCGCCGACGGCACCATCTCCAACGCGCGCGACAACGAGGGGCGCGAGACGGACTGGACCGACGTGGCCGAGCTGAACTACGACAGCCAGGCCATGCGCCAGGCCATGATCGGCGAGATGCGCTGGTGGGTGGAGCGGATGGGGATCGACGGCTTCCGCTGCGACGTGGCCGGCGGCGTGCCGATGGACTTCTGGATGCAGGCCAGGACGGCGCTCAAGGCCGTGCGCCCGGACCTCTTCCTCCTGGCCGAGGCGGAGAGCCCGGAGATGCACGCCGCGTTCGACATGACCTACGGCTGGGAGCTGCACCACCTGCTGAACGAGATCGCGCAGGCGAAGAAGACGACCGCCGAGCTGGACGACTACTTCGCGCGGCAGGAGACGCGCTACGGCCGCGGGGCCTACCGGATGTACTTCACCAGCAACCACGACGAGAACAGCTGGAACGGCACCGAGTTCGAGCGCATGGGCGCCAACCACCTCCCCGCGTTCGTGCTGAGCTCCACGGCGGAGAACGGGATGCCGCTGCTCTACACCGGCCAGGAGGCCAGCCTGAACCGGCGGCTGCGGTTCTTCGACAAGGACACGGTGAACTGGAATGGGCCGTCGCTGGCGGACTTCTACGCGCGGATGCTGGAGCTGAAGCACACGCAGCCCGCGCTCGCCAACGGGCCGTGGGGCGCGCCGCAGGTGAAGCTGCAGACGGACGGCGGCGGCCGCGTGTACGCCTACACGCGCACGCTCGAGTCGAACACGGTGCTGGTCGCGGTGAACTTCGGCGACCTGCCCGCGCACGTCACCTACCAGGGGCTGCCGCGGCCGGGGAGCTACAGCGACTGGTTCGGCCGCGCGCCGGTGCAGCTGGCCGCCACGGGAACGCTGGACGTTCCCGCGCACGGCTGGCGGGTGCTGGTGCGGTGA
- a CDS encoding DUF305 domain-containing protein, which translates to MLFRSVTAALLAALFCAAPAAAQDHHHGAAAPPAPGDTARWTKADADFMSGMIGHHAQAIAMSRLAPTHGASATVQNLASRIINAQQDEIRTMQLWLRDRRQPVPEAVAGPMRMTMNGVEHEMLMPGMLTPAQMQELDAARGRDFDRLFLTYMIQHHRGAVSMVQQLFSSWGAGQDETVFKFASDVNVDQTTEIARMQRMLADLIFATPSP; encoded by the coding sequence GTGCTCTTTCGCTCCGTGACCGCGGCGCTGCTGGCGGCGCTGTTCTGCGCCGCGCCCGCCGCCGCGCAGGACCACCACCACGGCGCCGCCGCGCCCCCCGCGCCCGGCGACACCGCGCGCTGGACGAAGGCCGACGCCGACTTCATGTCGGGGATGATCGGCCACCACGCGCAGGCCATCGCCATGTCGCGGCTGGCGCCCACGCACGGGGCGAGCGCGACGGTGCAGAACCTGGCCTCGCGCATCATCAACGCGCAGCAGGACGAGATCCGCACCATGCAGCTCTGGCTGCGCGACCGCCGCCAGCCCGTGCCCGAGGCCGTCGCCGGGCCCATGCGGATGACGATGAACGGCGTGGAGCACGAGATGCTGATGCCGGGGATGCTGACCCCCGCGCAGATGCAGGAGCTCGACGCCGCGCGCGGGCGCGACTTCGACCGGCTGTTCCTGACCTACATGATCCAGCACCACCGCGGCGCCGTCTCCATGGTGCAGCAGCTCTTCTCCAGCTGGGGCGCCGGGCAGGACGAGACCGTGTTCAAGTTCGCCAGCGACGTCAACGTCGACCAGACCACCGAGATCGCGCGCATGCAGCGGATGCTCGCCGACCTCATCTTCGCGACCCCCTCTCCCTGA